A single Sulfurimonas aquatica DNA region contains:
- a CDS encoding hybrid sensor histidine kinase/response regulator, whose amino-acid sequence MKSEIPVLFSSMDKFIDSKEEILKQWLAYETPKKILKLHLIDKEFFIQNYAGGVFDYFIGVISGELEIGNCPIMQDLLSYLKNREIEADELFEICSHFKRAMVDFTYDEGFNSKNIFDEISYIFDKNFRGILKYYTDTIFQKLIDARQEALSASQAKEYFLSNMSHEIRTPLNAILGFVQVLLDDDVSKTHRNYLDIIHNSGQNLLSIINDILDFSKLRSGEFTLDPKVFSLHDELSHTMELFVASANAKNISIISFIDPRIPIELYGDALRVKQILSNFLSNAIKFTPENGMIKIEASYTSGVLNVSVSDNGIGIHSQDLQTIFSAFAQSQHSVDSRSDGTGLGLSICNQLAQLMDAEVGVESTLGKGSTFFLKVPMQIHNKQSKVFKKIEEFQKLKTVFYIKDKKIGYKHESFIKYANIFNMNISVVDNLDGEFDLCLFIHEESSEDLLQKILLSDKKFIAIMSKKYDLYEENSHINSICFPLYCSKIHTAFEELINPEVYIPYAKKISQRYKGHLLIAEDSEANQELMKILLSKYGLTYDIANNGLEALELYKAKKYEMILMDEQMPVMNGNESIRKIIEYEESRGLGHTPSSVLTANVLKGARERNLLSGFDAFLGKPIVLKELERVFSSYLKSESISARLEQREEKQEVKIILGLNKAKLQKELLLEEDELLMLLNLFLVKMKKVLAQLSEAIADKDYKKIGLLSHSIKGSSSNFRIKNLQDISTEMEKAAKKDNSSYLYEKSLKEIVSIVDKIKIV is encoded by the coding sequence ATGAAGAGTGAAATTCCTGTGTTATTCTCATCTATGGATAAGTTTATAGACTCAAAAGAGGAGATTTTAAAACAGTGGCTCGCTTATGAAACGCCAAAAAAGATACTCAAGCTTCACCTTATTGACAAAGAGTTTTTTATCCAAAATTATGCTGGTGGAGTGTTTGATTATTTTATAGGAGTTATCTCAGGGGAGCTTGAAATTGGTAACTGTCCTATTATGCAAGATCTTTTATCATACCTCAAAAACAGAGAGATTGAAGCTGATGAGCTTTTTGAGATATGTAGTCATTTTAAGCGTGCTATGGTTGATTTTACATACGATGAGGGGTTTAATTCAAAAAATATTTTTGATGAGATATCCTATATCTTTGACAAAAACTTCAGAGGTATCTTAAAGTACTATACAGACACGATTTTTCAAAAACTTATAGATGCAAGACAAGAAGCGTTGAGTGCTTCTCAAGCAAAAGAGTATTTTCTCTCAAATATGTCTCATGAGATACGTACACCACTAAATGCTATACTTGGATTTGTTCAAGTACTCTTAGATGATGACGTATCAAAAACTCATCGAAACTATCTAGATATTATTCACAATAGTGGCCAAAATCTTTTAAGTATTATCAACGATATTTTAGACTTTTCCAAACTTCGTAGTGGAGAATTTACACTTGATCCGAAGGTCTTTTCACTTCATGATGAGTTAAGCCATACTATGGAGCTTTTTGTAGCAAGTGCAAATGCTAAAAACATTTCCATCATCTCTTTTATAGACCCTCGTATACCCATAGAACTCTATGGAGATGCTCTTAGAGTAAAACAGATTCTTTCAAACTTTTTAAGTAACGCTATAAAATTTACTCCAGAAAATGGAATGATTAAAATAGAAGCATCATATACAAGTGGTGTGCTTAACGTCAGTGTTAGTGATAACGGCATAGGAATCCATTCTCAAGATTTACAAACAATATTTTCAGCATTTGCACAATCTCAACACTCAGTAGATAGTCGTAGTGATGGAACAGGCTTAGGCCTCTCTATATGTAATCAGCTTGCACAATTAATGGATGCGGAGGTAGGTGTCGAATCAACATTAGGTAAAGGAAGTACATTTTTTCTAAAAGTACCTATGCAAATACACAATAAACAGAGTAAAGTATTTAAAAAGATAGAAGAGTTTCAAAAACTTAAAACTGTTTTTTATATAAAAGATAAAAAAATAGGCTACAAGCATGAGTCTTTTATCAAATATGCCAATATATTTAATATGAATATTTCAGTAGTAGATAATCTTGATGGGGAGTTTGATTTATGCCTTTTTATTCATGAAGAGAGTAGTGAAGACCTTTTACAAAAAATACTTTTAAGTGATAAAAAATTTATAGCTATTATGAGCAAAAAGTATGATCTATATGAAGAAAACTCACACATAAATAGTATCTGCTTTCCTCTATACTGCTCCAAAATTCATACAGCTTTTGAAGAGCTAATAAACCCTGAAGTATACATTCCTTATGCGAAGAAAATATCTCAAAGATATAAGGGACATCTCTTGATTGCTGAAGATAGTGAAGCGAATCAAGAACTTATGAAAATACTTTTAAGTAAGTATGGTTTGACATATGATATAGCCAATAATGGTCTTGAAGCTCTTGAGTTGTATAAAGCAAAAAAATATGAGATGATTTTGATGGATGAGCAGATGCCAGTAATGAACGGTAATGAGTCTATAAGAAAAATAATTGAGTATGAGGAGAGTAGAGGCTTGGGACATACACCATCCTCTGTACTCACTGCAAATGTACTAAAGGGTGCTAGAGAGCGAAATCTTCTGAGTGGCTTTGATGCTTTTTTAGGTAAACCCATTGTTTTAAAAGAGTTAGAGAGAGTCTTTTCATCTTATCTTAAAAGTGAAAGTATAAGTGCTCGTCTAGAGCAAAGAGAAGAGAAGCAAGAAGTTAAAATAATTCTAGGGCTAAATAAAGCGAAACTACAAAAAGAGCTTCTTTTAGAAGAAGATGAACTACTTATGCTTTTAAATCTTTTTTTAGTAAAAATGAAAAAAGTTTTAGCACAACTTAGTGAGGCTATAGCTGATAAAGATTATAAAAAAATCGGCTTATTATCTCACTCCATAAAGGGATCTAGTAGTAACTTTAGAATAAAGAATTTACAGGATATTTCGACTGAGATGGAAAAAGCTGCTAAAAAAGATAATAGTAGCTACTTATATGAAAAGAGTTTAAAAGAGATTGTGAGTATCGTTGATAAAATCAAAATAGTATAA
- a CDS encoding response regulator transcription factor has translation MNKNKIIIVEDDEITSLNLNMSLQKYGYSVVGACDNIEQAENKILTHTPDIVIIDISLQESDDGIILANIIRQKYDIPFIYLTSYSDDEVIEKAKETEPYGYIVKPFDPNSLHATIQMALFKYDMENNRKNSIVLSHNSIGDMLKNQKTGDEEIIKFGDGYHIFVSGFEIFYKGKKIKLTKKENAFLRLLVAKLDEVITFEQAVTYVWQNGDATQNSLRTLVWRLRNKLATDIIKSASGVGYYIEK, from the coding sequence ATGAATAAAAACAAAATTATAATAGTTGAAGATGATGAGATAACATCACTTAACTTAAACATGTCGCTACAAAAATATGGTTATAGTGTTGTTGGTGCTTGTGACAATATAGAACAAGCTGAAAATAAGATTCTTACTCATACTCCAGATATTGTCATCATTGATATATCTCTACAAGAGAGTGATGATGGTATCATCTTAGCAAATATCATACGTCAAAAGTACGATATCCCATTTATATACCTTACCTCTTATAGTGATGATGAAGTCATTGAAAAAGCCAAAGAAACTGAACCTTACGGCTATATTGTAAAACCATTTGACCCGAACTCTCTACATGCAACCATTCAAATGGCTCTGTTTAAATATGATATGGAAAACAATCGAAAAAATAGTATTGTTTTATCTCATAATAGTATTGGAGATATGCTCAAGAATCAAAAAACAGGTGATGAAGAAATTATAAAATTTGGAGATGGTTACCATATATTTGTCTCTGGTTTTGAGATTTTCTATAAAGGTAAGAAGATAAAACTTACAAAAAAAGAGAATGCTTTTTTAAGACTTTTAGTTGCTAAGTTAGATGAAGTGATCACATTTGAGCAGGCTGTAACTTATGTTTGGCAAAATGGAGATGCTACACAAAACAGTCTAAGGACACTAGTTTGGCGTTTAAGAAATAAGTTAGCAACTGACATTATAAAAAGTGCTTCGGGCGTTGGATATTATATAGAGAAGTGA
- a CDS encoding 5'-nucleotidase, translating to MAFNLENTLVIGISATALFDLCEADNLYKEEFKRHPNTAIDIYRAFMLKHEDVLLETGIGYPLVRALLNLNRYQKKGEAPLVEVVIMSRNSPDTGVRVLNTIRELELSITRSAFTAGESSADYLEAFDVDLFLTTNEEDAQKVIDNGVCASAVLNIPPEYKPDISDEQVRIAFDGDAVLFDESSELVYKEEGIEAFHNNEQKSQNIPMNEGPFASFLKKLAKLQERLPMKMEFSPIRIAIVTARNAPSDLRVIKTLRHWGVYVDEAFFLGGLEKSKILKSFKAHIFFDDQDVHLKNSSLVVPSGKVLYPSSSKLQLLK from the coding sequence TTGGCATTTAATTTAGAAAATACACTGGTAATAGGTATCTCAGCAACAGCACTTTTTGATCTTTGTGAAGCTGACAACCTCTATAAAGAGGAGTTTAAAAGACACCCTAACACCGCGATAGATATCTACAGAGCGTTTATGCTAAAGCATGAGGACGTATTACTTGAAACGGGTATAGGCTATCCACTTGTCAGAGCATTACTGAATCTAAATCGATATCAAAAAAAGGGAGAGGCACCACTTGTTGAAGTTGTCATTATGTCAAGGAACTCTCCTGACACTGGTGTTAGAGTACTTAACACTATTCGAGAGTTAGAGCTAAGTATCACTCGCTCTGCCTTTACTGCAGGGGAATCTAGTGCTGATTATCTTGAAGCGTTTGATGTAGATCTTTTTTTAACTACTAATGAAGAAGATGCTCAAAAGGTCATAGACAATGGTGTCTGTGCCTCAGCAGTTTTAAATATACCCCCAGAGTATAAGCCTGATATTTCAGATGAACAAGTAAGGATTGCTTTTGATGGAGATGCTGTACTTTTTGATGAGAGTAGTGAGTTAGTCTATAAAGAAGAAGGTATAGAAGCTTTTCATAACAACGAACAAAAGTCTCAAAATATACCTATGAATGAGGGACCTTTTGCTTCCTTCTTAAAGAAGTTAGCAAAACTTCAAGAGCGTCTACCTATGAAAATGGAGTTCTCTCCTATCCGTATAGCTATTGTTACTGCAAGAAACGCACCCTCTGATCTAAGAGTGATAAAAACATTAAGACATTGGGGTGTTTATGTAGATGAAGCTTTTTTTCTTGGTGGCTTAGAGAAGAGTAAGATTCTTAAATCATTTAAGGCACATATCTTTTTTGATGACCAAGATGTTCACCTGAAAAACTCTTCGCTTGTTGTTCCTTCTGGAAAAGTACTTTACCCATCAAGTTCAAAGCTACAGCTTTTAAAATAA
- a CDS encoding GIY-YIG nuclease family protein, with translation MAYFTYILKCSDATLYTGITTDIKRRIDEHNNSDKGAKYTRLRRPVELVYSEKSEDRSSASKREYAIKKMSRLKKLELINA, from the coding sequence ATGGCTTATTTTACATACATACTTAAGTGTAGCGATGCAACTCTCTATACTGGAATCACTACAGATATTAAACGCAGAATTGATGAACATAATAACTCTGACAAGGGTGCAAAATATACAAGGTTGAGACGGCCAGTCGAACTTGTTTATAGTGAAAAGAGTGAAGATAGAAGTAGTGCCTCTAAACGCGAGTATGCCATAAAAAAGATGTCGCGTTTAAAAAAACTGGAGCTTATAAATGCTTAG
- a CDS encoding YaiI/YqxD family protein, with product MLSIYVDGDAFPNPLKPILFRSIERLGIKTVVVANKKIDIGKSKNITYMIVDAGADEADHKIVEMVQEGDLVITADIPLADRVISKNAHAIDHRGELYSVDNIKQYLAMRNLMDKIRESGEITKGPKPFSTKDAHEFANQIHRFLTKHFK from the coding sequence ATGCTTAGCATATATGTAGATGGAGATGCTTTTCCAAATCCTCTTAAACCAATACTTTTTCGCTCAATTGAGCGTTTAGGTATAAAAACAGTAGTTGTAGCGAACAAAAAGATAGACATCGGAAAGTCAAAAAATATCACATATATGATAGTAGACGCTGGAGCAGACGAGGCAGACCACAAGATAGTAGAGATGGTCCAAGAGGGTGACCTAGTTATAACTGCTGACATACCACTTGCAGATAGAGTGATAAGTAAGAACGCACATGCGATAGACCATCGTGGAGAGCTTTATAGTGTTGATAACATCAAACAGTATCTTGCAATGAGAAATTTAATGGATAAGATTCGTGAGAGTGGAGAGATAACCAAAGGTCCTAAGCCTTTTTCAACTAAAGATGCACATGAGTTTGCAAATCAAATTCATAGGTTTTTGACAAAACATTTTAAATAA
- a CDS encoding putative metalloprotease CJM1_0395 family protein — MQIGLSTLYDIGSNYTIRLNDKEMLVVEEDPLRKREDKSPQAQIEKLQKEKEQRSASSVDELSEDEKKLVKDLAARDAEVKAHESAHQGAGGGMTGAASFSYQQGPDGKMYAIGGEVSITTPAASTPEEAIRNARQVIASAMAAGEPSSQDFAVAASARVMEMKAQQQKAKEDLEKVQGQDTYKNNLNDINEKKEDDNTIRLDIPA; from the coding sequence ATGCAGATAGGATTAAGTACACTTTACGATATCGGTTCAAATTATACTATTCGACTTAACGACAAAGAGATGCTTGTCGTTGAAGAGGACCCTCTTAGAAAAAGAGAGGACAAAAGCCCTCAAGCTCAAATAGAAAAACTCCAAAAAGAAAAAGAACAAAGATCTGCTTCATCTGTGGATGAGCTTAGCGAAGATGAAAAAAAACTCGTCAAAGATTTAGCAGCTCGTGATGCTGAAGTTAAAGCACATGAGTCAGCTCATCAAGGAGCTGGTGGTGGAATGACGGGGGCAGCTTCTTTTAGTTACCAACAGGGTCCTGATGGAAAGATGTATGCTATTGGTGGAGAAGTATCTATAACTACTCCAGCCGCATCCACTCCTGAAGAGGCTATTAGAAATGCAAGACAAGTGATAGCTTCTGCAATGGCTGCGGGTGAACCATCTTCTCAAGACTTTGCAGTTGCGGCGAGTGCTCGCGTTATGGAGATGAAAGCACAACAGCAAAAAGCTAAAGAAGATTTAGAAAAAGTACAAGGTCAAGATACCTATAAAAATAATTTAAATGATATTAATGAAAAAAAAGAAGATGATAATACTATTAGACTAGATATTCCAGCCTAA
- a CDS encoding RNA-binding S4 domain-containing protein, producing the protein MEFELKDEYIELFKLLKVLDLVDTGAQAKMIVSDGYVLRNGEVELRKRAKIVAGDHLTVGGDVTIDVVAAKKS; encoded by the coding sequence ATGGAATTTGAATTAAAAGATGAGTATATAGAACTTTTTAAACTACTCAAAGTTTTAGATTTAGTAGATACAGGTGCTCAAGCAAAGATGATAGTCTCAGATGGTTATGTTCTTAGAAATGGAGAGGTTGAGTTAAGAAAACGAGCTAAGATAGTCGCCGGTGACCATCTAACAGTAGGTGGTGATGTAACTATAGACGTAGTTGCCGCTAAAAAATCATAA